In the bacterium genome, GATTTTTTCGGCGACCACTTGATCGACCATCCGGGTAACATCCTGGAGACCATATTCACTCACGGTCGAGATTCCTTGTAGTCCAATCACTTTGACGCCATACCGTTTACCGAAATAGGAGAAGGCGTCGTGAGACGTGACCAATATCCGGCGTTCGGGCGGCAGCTCGGCAATTCGCGCGACTATCCATTGGTGCAATGAGTCGATTTCTGCCGCTGCCAGTTTTGCATTCGTTTCATACTCTGTTTTGTTGGCTGAGTCAAGTTTGGTTAAGGTTCCAGCGATTATAGGTAGTGAAAGCTTCCAGATCACCGGATCGAACCAGATGTGGGGGTCGTGAACCCCATTACCCCGATCGATGAGTTCACTAACGGGAACCGATTCCCCCAATGGTACCGATGGTTTTGCCTCTTGTAGACGCTTAAACACCTCAACCATTTTCCCTTCGAGGTGGAGTCCGCTATAGAAGACTGCGCGCGCGCTTCGGAGGCGGTTCAAGTCCCCTTCGGTTGGTTTATAGAGGTGGGGATCAACCCCAGGTCCCATTAATGCTTCGACTTGGAAGTGATCCCCGGCAACCCGTTGCACGAGATCGGCGACCATTCCGGTCGTTGCCACCAGCTTTTTTGCATCGCCAGTTGTTGGTTTACCACATCCCAATAGCAAGCCAACGCCAAGCAGAAAGCCAAGAAGCCATCCGCGCCCCCATTTCTTCGCGAGTGTGCTCATCTCTCCTCGTTGCTTTTTGTGTGAAGTCGGGAATTTCCAATGCGAGGCATTGAAAAGCAATCTCTAACTTGTTTACATTCCATTCACAATAACATACGAACTTCTCTTGGTTGGTCTTGGAAAGGAATAACTTTAGCATGTCAGCACCTGAGCACGGCGGCAAAACGACCGTGTTTATCCTGCCCGGTCTATTAGGGACTGTTGCGAGCGACTGGGCGCCCCATTGGGAGCAGATTCGCAACGCCGGTTACGAACCGGTTGGCGTCGATTGGCCCGGACACGGAACCGATTCCTCCCATCTCGATCATTTTACGATCGCCGGACTCGTGGAGCACGTGTTAGCCAAGATGGATACAGTAGAGACGAACCCCTGTTTACTATGGGGTTACAGTTTAGGCGGCTACATCGGACTCGAAGTCGAGCGGCAACAGCCCGGGCGGTTGAGTGGTCTCTGGATGCATGCGACAAAATTCTATTGGACGGACGATGAGATTGCTGCGTTTCGAGAGCAGTTCGATCCTGAGACGATGCCAGCGAAATATCGGGAGACGTTGCAGAAAATTCACGGTGAGCGTTGGGAGGAGTTGTTGACAGCTAATATCGCACTCTTCGACGAAATTGTCGACAATGGTTTGACTGACGACGATTTGGAGATAATCCGAATGCCGGTTTTGGTCACGACTGGCGATCAAGACGATTTGGTGAAAAGCGATGAAGTCGAACAACTTGCCGATATCTTGATGAATGGCGAACTATCGATCCTTTCCGGGGTGAGACATCCGTTGCATTCGAGTCGTTCTTCTCTAATTCTACCCGCCGGTATCGAATTCAGCGACCGTGTCCTCGGCTGACCTCTTTCCCGACGCCGTCGATCCCGACGAATTAGCGAAACGCGTGATACCGTTGCCGGGCGATGCTTTGCCCGGCATCGACGAAGCAGCATCCCCCTTTCTGATCGCCCTTTGTCAACGTTATCATGTTGGTGTCGAATTAGGTTTCTACCACACCACCAATTTTAAAATTGGTCGTTCGATTTACCTTGATCGGAATCTCTCGCCGGAACGGCAAAACTTCTCCTTTTGTCATGAACTTGCTCATTTACTACTCGAACACGATAACGAAACCCACCCTTCGCAGGAAGAGGAGTTTCTCGCCAATCAATTGGCAGCACGTTTGCTATTACCCGACGCAACTTTTGGACTTGACGCCAAGTCGTTGCCACTGGCGGCGCTAAAGGAAAAATATCCTTACGCATCGTGGGAGGCGATTCTCCGCCGCAAACTCCAATTTCGGCATGGCGTCGGAACGATAGTCGATGAAGGGAAAATCACCTTTCGCGGCGCATCTCCGAGTATCGCGTTTCCCCACCATCCGTCACCGAACGAATGGGGTATCATCCGCGATGCCTTCAACGAAGCATGTTCACTCTTTCGAGAGCAGGATGGACTTACCATGACTGCCGATTATGTCGATACAGGGAGTGGTGTGCGGCGGGTGCTCCTCTGGACAGAGTGGGAGGAATTGTAGTCAAAGAACGATAAATACGAAAGCATAATATTATAAGCGGCTATAATAACAACCCTTTATTTGTGATTTCTGTCAATCGGATTTCTTGAAAACGATTACCCAACTCCTCTGAATCCTGTGCTCGGTTGTTTATATTAAAAACATACTTATCGGTAAGGAGCCGACCATGCGTACCCGAATTGTTGCGCTGTTTTGTCTGTTGCTTCCCGCACTGCTCCATGCTATTCCCGATCATAGTTTTGCTAAAGACCGCATCTGGATAAAACTATCCGAAAGCTTTTCGCAAACGGCGAACCGCGCTGGTGATGGCACGTTTACTATACCTACCGGTTCGTTCGCTTTAGATGCGTTTATGGCGCGGGAAGGCATCGAGAAACTGGATCCACTCTTTCCGTTTAGTAAAGTCACCCAAAGCGATCCACTCTTCTACAAACATAATCTCCATCGCCACTATCGCATCCAATTCAAAAAAGTGTTTTCGTTATCTGAATTGGAGAGTTTAGCGAAACGCGCGGCGACGCTTTCGGAAATCGTCGAAGCGGCACCCATTCCCGTATATAAACCATGCTGGACTCCCAACGATTGGTCGATAAACGATATGTGGGGACTTGCGGCGATGAATGTCGATGAGGCATGGGATCATGGTCGCACGACCGATAGCGATTTCATTGCTGTTACCCTCGATACCGGAGTGGATTATGATCACGAAGACTTAACCGACAATGTGGTTGCCAATTCGGTAGAAGACTGGAACCGGAATGGAAGGTGGGATAGCTCGTGGTGGCTGCCTGACCATCAAGGCGGCGATAGGAATTTACTCGACGATGATAACAATGGATACATTGACGACGTCATGGGATGGGATTTTGTTAATGTCACGATGAGTTCCCAGTCACGGATAAATGGCGAAGATTATGATGATTCCGATAACGAGCCGTACGATTTTCATGGACATGGTACGCACGTCGCTGGAACGCTTGCCGCGCGGACGAACAATTCACGCGGTGTCCCCTCAGCTTCCCGTAACATCAAGATGATTCCTCTTCGCGTCGGTTGTGCGTATATCAATTCGAATAACGATACCACTTCCGGCCTCTACTCCGATTATGCTGCCTCAGCTATCCATTATGCCCATAATCGCGGAGCAAGAGTAATCAGCATGAGCTTTGGCGGTTACAACACGAATAACGCATTAGAAGATGCAATTAATTGGGCGACCGATCATGGAGCATTGTGTTTCGCCGCAGCAGGTAACGATGACACATCAGCAGTGGTTTATCCAGCTCGTCATGCAAATAGCATTTGTGTAGGAGCTTCAGATCGCAACTACACCAAGGCGGGCTTTTCCAGTTACGGTCCGGATGTCGATGTTTCCGCACCGGGTACCGGTATATGGTCGACGATGGTGAATAATGCGCTTCACCCGACGAATTACATCTCATGGCAGGGTACGTCAATGGCGGCGCCCAACGCGGCGGCGGTCGCATCATGGTTGTGGACGATTTACCCACAGAAATCCAATCAGGAGATTCGCTGGGCGTTAACACACGGGGTACGATTGTTTCCCGATTCGTTGCAAATGGGTTCGGGCGTCGTTACGATGGATACGTCGTTCTACTTGTTGGCGAAACCACTGCGGGTATTCTGGAAGGAAGGAGATAAACTATACATCGGTGATACTGCCGGAATCCGCATTCGAACATTAGAGTCGAATCCCAATCGCCAGTACCGGTTTGAAATCAAACGGGCGATGAACAATTGGCAATGGGAAACCCTGCAGCAAGCGGCAATCGGATCGCTCAGCGGCTTTTCGATAGCGTATCCAGTGACATACCCAACCGACGTGGTGATGTTCCGGATTTCCTTTGTTGACGATCCCGCTGTCGTCGATTCAACTTTTCCGCTGATTGAAGTGGCTCGACCGGCGCAGATTTTATCTAACTTCAATAGCGTTTATTGGATTGGAGATGGTCCAATAATCGGATCGGAATTACGGCGTCCTTACTCAGATGAATATCACTTCCAGTTAACTCATAATTATGGCGCAGCCAATACAATTTGGACGGACATCCATCGCGATTATAATCACGAGTATTTTCGTTGGGACCCCACTTATCCGCTGACCGATAGTGGGCGTGTTCGTGTTATCATTCCTACTATTCCCGGGGTCGGAGATACCTGCAACCGGACGTTTATGATCCGTCCATACAATCATGTTTTTTGGCCAAATAGCGGTTCCTTCCGGTTTGGCGAAACCATCGATCTGACATGGGAATCGCCGCAAACCCATTTGGTGAGAATTCAACTAAACCGTGCATTTCCTGATACGAACGGATGGGTAACCGTTGCCGATAGTTTGGTCGATACCGGACATTACGATTTTGTTGTAACACCGCTGCACAGTACTACTGCCCGATTCCGGATTTTGAATCAGGACAACTTGACTTTGGGTGATACCACCGACAACAACTTAATTTTTTCCGACGACCGGGTATTATTATCGCCGAATGGTGGTGAATTCTGGCGGATTGGCGCGTCACAAGAGATTCGCTGGGGTTCCTATCTACCGGTTGAGAATCAGTATGCTTCGATTTATCTCAATCGAAATTATCCAACCGGAGCATGGGAATCGATTGCCCACGTTCAAAACTCCGGTAGTACCAATTGGACAGTTACGGGACCCGCAACCACCAATGCCCGCATCAAAATCATGAATGCGGCAACGATGCGGGGCGATACTTCCGATGCGTCGTTTGTTATTCGCAATAGCAGTTTCCAATTGACCGACCCGCAAAACGGAGCTGCGTGGTATATCGGCGGTTGGGGCGGCGTTCGATGGACAACTTTAAGCGCCAGCGAAGGTGCGGTGCGGATTCAACTGAATCGCAACTATCCTTCGCAATTTTGGGAAACGATTATCGATAGCACTGCCGACGATGGTTACGATTCCTGGTCGGTAAGTGGTACCACCGGCAGCAATATGCGGGTGCGAATTCGTAGTCGCAGCGATACATTGAATTGCGACACCCTTCCCCACAATTTTTCCATTCTACAAGGCTGGCCAATGGTCTATCCCAACGGATTTGAAACATGGTATGTCGACTCAACCTATCAAATCCATTGGGGGACTTACAGCGGTCTCGGCACGGTACATCTCGATCTGAATCGTAATTATCCGACTGGAACATGGGAACGGTTGTTTGCCGCGACTGCAAATGACGGATATCAAAATTGGCAGGTAACGGGTGCGATAACGGATCATGCGCGAATGCGGGTGATGGTTACCTCGAATCCCTTTCCCGGGGATACCTCCGATTTCGATTTTGCAATTCGGGGATTCTCGCGAATCTCGGTTGCAGACACGCTCGACTTAGGGGCAGGTGCGATTGGTGCGAATGTTACCCGCGCGCTTTGGGTGAAAAATGTTGGTGCGGATACCCTGCGCATCGATTCGGTACGTTGGACGGGCACATATTCCGTGATGTCTCCCTATTCCCGGATTGCACCGGGTGATAGCGCGCAGTTTGTCATTACGTGGCAGGTAGCGACGACCGGTCAGATTAACACCTTCCGGATTTATCATAATTCACCGTCGGACCCGAATCCCTACAATGTGATTTTGAAAGGGGACTGGTATCGCTCCTTCCCCTATTGGGAAACCTTTAGCGATAACAACGGTGCGCCACTTGGATGGACGACCCAGAACCCCGATAACCGGCTCGGCTGGGCATCGATGTTGGATAACGGAAACTACAGCCGGTTCATGCCGAATGCCGCCTACAACTATCCCGGCGAACGCGATTACTTGATTTCTCCCCGCCTAAATTCAGGTGGGGTGGTGTATCCGGCAATGCAATTCGACGTGAGTTACGGACCATCGTCAAATCACGATTCACTGCGGGTTGAGTGTTCCATCGACAACGGTGTAACCTATCCCTATTTGCTGTTCTATAGCGGCGGTGAACAATTGCGGACACGCACGACGCCGCTTATTCCCGATACGTGGATGACCTTCTCTGCGACGTTCCCGCAAGCCGCCTATTTTTGTAATTCGGTGCGGGTGCGGTTTGTGTCAATTTCCTATCATGGCGACGATTTATATATCGATAACGTTGTGTTCCGGGAAGGGCTCCCTCAATTGACTATTTCGCCGCGTTATCTCGATTTCGGTAGTGTGGTGCGCGGACAACCGGGTAGCCGACAGCTTTGGTTCAAAAATCCCGGCAATGCAAATTTACACGTTACCGGAATTACGTTGCCGATTGGTGTCACCACCGCGCTGCAGGATTTTGCCGTAGTGATGAATGACTCGATTCCGATAACCATCAATTGGTTGCCGCAAACCGAGACCGTGTTGTGGGATTCGTTGACGATTATCTCCAATGCAGGGAATTCACCTCGGATTACGATACCAGTGGTGGGATTGTCGGTGATGCCGCTGGATGCAATCCAACCGGCGGGAACATTGCAAGCCGCCGCGACCGTTCCCGGCGTCACTTTAACGTGGAATGCATCGCCATCAGAAGTATCCGGGTATCATATTTATCGCAGCGATTCACTCCCATTTTTTACACCGCCCGAAGGAAATCTGTTGGGGGTTACGTCCGCCGCGACATTGCGTTATCGTGACAGCACATTCTCGCAAAAAGCCTACTACCGTGTATCGGCATTTCTTCGCTCAGAGTTCTCTACTTTCACCGGGGACGATGCTCTCAACGAACATGGGTTTGCCGTCGTAGAAACTCCCGAGCGGAAAGCGATACTATCCGGTACCGACCGATTTTGGGCGACGGGTCGACGCGGGTTACTCACGAAATACGCGCAATCCGGCGCCGCGCTTTCTACTCAATATTTTACTACGCCGGCTCATGTCAACAACATCGTGCAATTTTGCGCAGGAACTCTTGTAATCACTGGCTATCAAGGCAACGGCGCTGCGCTGATTGCAATGATGCTCGATTCCAATGGCAGTCAACAATGGACGGCGACCAAACCGCTGTCGTTGGTTTCTTACTTCTATCGTACCGGAGCGGTGCGAACGTTCGATAACGGTTTATTGATGGTAGGCGGTAGCCGGAATGGACTGCCGAATGCCGACTTGTTGCTTTGGAAAGTGGATCGTAACGGCGCCGATGTATGGACCCGTACTCATGCGATTACCGCGAGCGACGATGACCATGGCGTATGTGTCGCTCCAGCAATCGATCAAGGGTGGTTGGTAGGCGGCGGTTCCTATAGCGCGGGGAGTTGGCTGGTGCGGATCGATGATGCCGGTAATCGCACCTGGACCCGATTCTACGGCGGTGGCGCAGTTTCCCACTTCCAATGTGTCCTTCCCGAAAGCGATGGCGGTGCGGCGCTGTTTGGCTACACGACA is a window encoding:
- a CDS encoding ImmA/IrrE family metallo-endopeptidase, which translates into the protein MSSADLFPDAVDPDELAKRVIPLPGDALPGIDEAASPFLIALCQRYHVGVELGFYHTTNFKIGRSIYLDRNLSPERQNFSFCHELAHLLLEHDNETHPSQEEEFLANQLAARLLLPDATFGLDAKSLPLAALKEKYPYASWEAILRRKLQFRHGVGTIVDEGKITFRGASPSIAFPHHPSPNEWGIIRDAFNEACSLFREQDGLTMTADYVDTGSGVRRVLLWTEWEEL
- a CDS encoding alpha/beta hydrolase, with the translated sequence MSAPEHGGKTTVFILPGLLGTVASDWAPHWEQIRNAGYEPVGVDWPGHGTDSSHLDHFTIAGLVEHVLAKMDTVETNPCLLWGYSLGGYIGLEVERQQPGRLSGLWMHATKFYWTDDEIAAFREQFDPETMPAKYRETLQKIHGERWEELLTANIALFDEIVDNGLTDDDLEIIRMPVLVTTGDQDDLVKSDEVEQLADILMNGELSILSGVRHPLHSSRSSLILPAGIEFSDRVLG
- a CDS encoding zinc ABC transporter substrate-binding protein, which codes for MSTLAKKWGRGWLLGFLLGVGLLLGCGKPTTGDAKKLVATTGMVADLVQRVAGDHFQVEALMGPGVDPHLYKPTEGDLNRLRSARAVFYSGLHLEGKMVEVFKRLQEAKPSVPLGESVPVSELIDRGNGVHDPHIWFDPVIWKLSLPIIAGTLTKLDSANKTEYETNAKLAAAEIDSLHQWIVARIAELPPERRILVTSHDAFSYFGKRYGVKVIGLQGISTVSEYGLQDVTRMVDQVVAEKIPALFVESSVPRKSMEAVQRGAQEKGHPVKIGGELFSDAMGAQNTPEGNYLGMVRHNVNTIVDALK
- a CDS encoding S8 family serine peptidase, with product MRTRIVALFCLLLPALLHAIPDHSFAKDRIWIKLSESFSQTANRAGDGTFTIPTGSFALDAFMAREGIEKLDPLFPFSKVTQSDPLFYKHNLHRHYRIQFKKVFSLSELESLAKRAATLSEIVEAAPIPVYKPCWTPNDWSINDMWGLAAMNVDEAWDHGRTTDSDFIAVTLDTGVDYDHEDLTDNVVANSVEDWNRNGRWDSSWWLPDHQGGDRNLLDDDNNGYIDDVMGWDFVNVTMSSQSRINGEDYDDSDNEPYDFHGHGTHVAGTLAARTNNSRGVPSASRNIKMIPLRVGCAYINSNNDTTSGLYSDYAASAIHYAHNRGARVISMSFGGYNTNNALEDAINWATDHGALCFAAAGNDDTSAVVYPARHANSICVGASDRNYTKAGFSSYGPDVDVSAPGTGIWSTMVNNALHPTNYISWQGTSMAAPNAAAVASWLWTIYPQKSNQEIRWALTHGVRLFPDSLQMGSGVVTMDTSFYLLAKPLRVFWKEGDKLYIGDTAGIRIRTLESNPNRQYRFEIKRAMNNWQWETLQQAAIGSLSGFSIAYPVTYPTDVVMFRISFVDDPAVVDSTFPLIEVARPAQILSNFNSVYWIGDGPIIGSELRRPYSDEYHFQLTHNYGAANTIWTDIHRDYNHEYFRWDPTYPLTDSGRVRVIIPTIPGVGDTCNRTFMIRPYNHVFWPNSGSFRFGETIDLTWESPQTHLVRIQLNRAFPDTNGWVTVADSLVDTGHYDFVVTPLHSTTARFRILNQDNLTLGDTTDNNLIFSDDRVLLSPNGGEFWRIGASQEIRWGSYLPVENQYASIYLNRNYPTGAWESIAHVQNSGSTNWTVTGPATTNARIKIMNAATMRGDTSDASFVIRNSSFQLTDPQNGAAWYIGGWGGVRWTTLSASEGAVRIQLNRNYPSQFWETIIDSTADDGYDSWSVSGTTGSNMRVRIRSRSDTLNCDTLPHNFSILQGWPMVYPNGFETWYVDSTYQIHWGTYSGLGTVHLDLNRNYPTGTWERLFAATANDGYQNWQVTGAITDHARMRVMVTSNPFPGDTSDFDFAIRGFSRISVADTLDLGAGAIGANVTRALWVKNVGADTLRIDSVRWTGTYSVMSPYSRIAPGDSAQFVITWQVATTGQINTFRIYHNSPSDPNPYNVILKGDWYRSFPYWETFSDNNGAPLGWTTQNPDNRLGWASMLDNGNYSRFMPNAAYNYPGERDYLISPRLNSGGVVYPAMQFDVSYGPSSNHDSLRVECSIDNGVTYPYLLFYSGGEQLRTRTTPLIPDTWMTFSATFPQAAYFCNSVRVRFVSISYHGDDLYIDNVVFREGLPQLTISPRYLDFGSVVRGQPGSRQLWFKNPGNANLHVTGITLPIGVTTALQDFAVVMNDSIPITINWLPQTETVLWDSLTIISNAGNSPRITIPVVGLSVMPLDAIQPAGTLQAAATVPGVTLTWNASPSEVSGYHIYRSDSLPFFTPPEGNLLGVTSAATLRYRDSTFSQKAYYRVSAFLRSEFSTFTGDDALNEHGFAVVETPERKAILSGTDRFWATGRRGLLTKYAQSGAALSTQYFTTPAHVNNIVQFCAGTLVITGYQGNGAALIAMMLDSNGSQQWTATKPLSLVSYFYRTGAVRTFDNGLLMVGGSRNGLPNADLLLWKVDRNGADVWTRTHAITASDDDHGVCVAPAIDQGWLVGGGSYSAGSWLVRIDDAGNRTWTRFYGGGAVSHFQCVLPESDGGAALFGYTTALGAANGDAWLVRVNAVGDTLFTRTFNRGGNEYCPAAVKTIDGGYVFLIANSYENTNGDIRLVKINASGVIQWERTFDSGGDDNGRALTLCADGGFLIGGANRSNSTTQSGNAWIIRTDASGFVIMQ